The genomic segment GATATGCCGTTTATTGATCCAGAAGTCATTCGTTTTTTAGCAGGATATTGTGGAAAACATGATGTCATTGTGCCGGAAGTGGATGGGGTTTTGCACCCTCTGCATGCTTTCTACCATAAAAACTGTCTTCCTTTGATAACAGAGTATCTAGAAAAAAGGTCTTTTAAAATCATAGATTTTTATCCGAGGTGTTCCGTACGTATCGTTCGAGAAGAGGAATTTCGCAGGTTTCCTCAAGTTGCGAGAAGCCTTAAGAATGCGAATACCGTTCAGGAATGGCAGGAGCTTCAAACACTCTAATTAAATTTCAATTCAACCTTTGAATATCACAGAATGGGAGAGAGCATATGGATTTAACACATATTGACGAACAAGGCCGTGCGCGCATGGTTGATGTAACGGAAAAAGTTGAGACTTCTCGCGTTGCCGTTGCTAAAGGAACTGTTAGCATGAATGAGGAAACGCTTAAGCGAATTCAGCAAGGGGGAATTGCTAAAGGCGATGTTTTAGGTGTAGCCCAAGTTGCAGGAATCATGGCCGCTAAAGAGACTTCTAATTTAATACCGATGTGCCATCCCTTGGCAATTACCAGTGCGAAGCTTAACTTCAAGGTAATTCCGCCAGAGACGGTGGAAATCGAAAGCATAGTTAAAGTTACGGGCAAAACAGGAGTGGAGATGGAAGCACTGACTGCGGTGAGCGTTGCGGCTCTAACCATATATGATATGTGCAAAGCCATCGACAAAACGATGGTCATCGGAGAAATCCGCCTGATCGAGAAGATGGGCGGTAAGAGTGGGCATTTTATCCGCGAAGAATACATTGGGCAATAGCGGAAATTTTATAAATGTAAGGGGATAGAAAAATGGGTAAAATTGTTGCTGTTTGTACGAGTCCGAAAAAAGGTATGCGTAAGAAAAACATAGGGGAAGGGACACTCAAAGTTAAATTTGGAATTGAAGGAGATGCCCATGGCGGTGATTGGCATCGCCAAGTCAGCCTGCTGGCCATGGAAAGTATCCACAAGATGCAAGCCAAGGGCTTAGATGTGGGGCCAGGTGACTTTGCAGAAAACTTAACAACTGAAGGAATCGATCTCGTCAGTCTGCCGATTGGAACAAAACTTAAAATCGGAGAAAATGGCTTGGGGGAAGTCACGCAAATTGGCAAGGAATGTCATGCTCATTGCGCAATTTATTATCAGGCGGGAGATTGTGTCATGCCTAGAGAGGGAATATTCATCCGGGTGCTGGAGGGCGGTCCTGTCCGAGTGGGCGACTCTATTGGAGTGATTGAAAATGCTTAAGGTAGGTGTAATAACTGCCAGTGACAAAGGATCGCGGGGCGAACGCGAGGACCTTTCGGGGCAGCTTTTAAAAGAACTTGTTCAAGAGATCAACGGGAAAGTTATCCTCTATATTGTGCTGCCGGATGATCAAAAACTTTTGGCAGATAGAATGAAGGTTTGGACTGATGTAGAAGAGGTTGATCTCATTCTTACAACCGGAGGGACAGGATTTTCGCTTCGCGATGTGACACCTGAAGCAACCCTTTCTATCGCCGATCGACTTGTGCCAGGCATAGCTGAGGTCATGCGGATGGAAAGTCTAAAAGTTACCCCGAAAGCAATGCTCAGTCGGGCCGTTGCCGTGCTACGTAAACGTACGCTGATCATCAATATGCCAGGTTCACCTAAAGCGGTTAAAGAATGTTGGCAGGCTATATCCCCAGCGTTAAACCATGGCATTCAGATTCTAAAAGGGGAAGCAAGTGAATGTGCTGAACCGATTAAGGCATAAGGTTCTAAACTACGGACATAATTTCTTAGTCATTGTTGATGCCTCAAACTTATGCATAGGAGTTTGAGGCAGTTTTTATGTTGTCCCATATTTGTATCAAATTGAAAAATCTTTTTTTAAATTGATAAAGGGACTAAGGATAATATTTTAAATTTCAATTATATTAATTAGCTCAAAGTCTTCTTTATTAAGCCATTGAAGGATTTATCCTGAAATATAAAAGCTTGGCATATGACTTGCATTATGTAAAGCAATAAAGGCTTTCTCCGAACCTCATTTCCTAAAGTAAAAACTATGGAATAGAGGTCTGGACTTTGTCCACGAAGTAGTAGAAGAAATTTTATTACTTGCTGTTTGGCGAAGGAGATGCACGAGAAATAGACTTGAGTCCAAACTCAGTCTATAGAAATCCTGCACTTCATTGCAGGATTTTTTTTTCTTGAGACATACGAACTCTCAATTCCTGACTTTGCAAGAACAGAATGATTCATTTTGAAATTCTCAGCATTGCCAGGAAACGGAGATAGCCCCTTACATTTAAGGAGTGAAGAAATTATGATGGATTCTTACGGAAGAAATATTAATTACCTAAGGCTATCTGTAACGGGTATGTGCAATTTAAGATGTAACTATTGTATGCCGGAAAAGGGAATCACGAAGAAAGCACATAAAGAGATTATAAGTCTGGAAACGATTGAACAACTTGCGGTTAGTGCAGTCAAATTGGGCTTTGAGAAAATACGAATTACTGGGGGAGAACCTCTTGTCAGGAAAGGAATTATTGATGTTATTCAGGAAATCGCTCAGCTAAAAACGCGCGGCCTAAAAGATTTAGGTCTGACGACGAATGGAACTCTGCTCCGCAACTATGCAGACCAACTAAAAAAAGCGGGGTTAACAAGAGTGAATGTAAGCCTTGATAGTTTGGATCCGGAAAAGTATTCTCAAATTACGAGAGGCGGCAGACTTTCCGATGTCCTTGAAGGGATTCAAGCGGCAAAAGAGGCAAAGTTATTGCCTTTAAAACTTAACGTTGTCCTTATTGGCGGCGTTAATGATGATGAGATCAGTGAATTTGTGAACTTAACCTTAGAGGATGATGTTGAAGTACGCTTTATCGAACTGATGCCTATTGGTGAGGCAAGCCGTTGGGATCAGGACCACTTCTTGACAGGTACCGAGATTTTAAAGCGAGTTCCGGAATTGCTTCCTTTAGCCGTTAAAGGGCAGGGGGCAGTAGCTCGCCTTTATAAACTTCCGAATAGTAAAGGCAGAGTGGGAATCATTAGTCCGTTAAGCAATCATTTCTGCAACTACTGCAATCGGCTTAGAATTACACCGGATGGTAAACTCAAACCGTGTCTGCATTCCGATCTGGAACTCGATATTCGGAATTATGGAGAAGATTATGAACGGTTCTTATTGGATGGTATTTGTGCAAAGCCCAATAGACACTACATTCAAAATGAAAATTATGAGCCGATTTTGCGGAACATGAATGAGATAGGCGGTTAAACACTAATGGTAAATAGTCTCAGAAGAAATAACAGCCAGTATTGAAGAAATAACCCTAATGATGGAAAAATTAAACAGGTTTTCCGAGCAATTGTAGATTCTTAGCTATAAATATTAAGGTCAGAGGCATTGAAAATGCCTGATTTAGCAAGATTATTTACACTTGTCATTGAGCTATTAAATATTATAAAGAGAAAGAACTTCATTGAAGGAGTTCTTTCTCTTTATGATATTTTGATTTTAAGATGTTTAATTTTACCTAAACTCAGAAGTGATTTTGAACAAATTTTAAAAAACGGAGAGCGGCAGGGGACATATATCGATTTGTAATCCATACTAAACCGATGATTCTTTGGCAGATGGGTTCAGATATTCGCAATTGCGCTATTTCTGTCATATCTAAACCCTTGTTATGAGGAATTAGTGCGATTCCAAGATTTGCGGCAACAAGTCCAGCAATCGTTCCTACTTCTTCCCCTTCAAAGGTTATACGGGGTATGAATCCAGCCTCTTTAAAAAATCTGTCAGTCATTTCCCCTAAGGTTAGTTCTCTTTTAAATGTTATAAACGATTCATCGGCCAGCTCCTTTAATTTGATATTGCCTTTTCGGGCAAGTGGATGTTCCTTAGGAACAATAACAAATAATTCTTCCGTCGATAAAGGAATCCACTTCGCATTTTTATGTGAATAAGGTTCAGTACAAATGCAAAAATCAAGCTTTGAGCTTTCTAATTGGTCTAGGATATTATGGGTTATATTTTGATAGAGTTGAAACCGTATCGTTGGATAGTCTTTTCGAAATAAGCCAAGTAAGTCTGGGACTAGACTCGATCCCTGCGAGGGAAGAAAACCAAGAGAGATACTGCCATCAGAACAATCTATAAGATTTTGAATTTCCTCTATGCCTTCAGAGATTTCTTGTATCCCGCGATTCACTCGGTTTAAGAAGATTTGACCATAGCGGTTGAGGGAAACCGTTCGTCCTTGACGGTCAAACAAAGGTACGCCTAATTCTTCCTCTAAGCGTGCAATAGCCCGACTTAAGGTAGGCTGGGAGACTGAAAGAGTTTCTGATGCTCGGGTAAAGTGTTCTAATTGAGCCACCGTTTGAAAGTACTGAAGTTGATTCCACTCCATAAAACAAGCACCTTCTTTGAGTTTTAGCTTTAATTGATTACTGTGAAACATTAAAATTATGCAAATTATAGATTGGACGCATAGAACTGTCAAGGTGTACGATTGGATCAGACTTATTTCATTAACCGGAAGGAGTCCTTAAACGGTGGATACCTATATTCAGCATGGAACACCTGCATTCCGTAAAACTAATATTGCTTTTTTTGCAGGGGGTTTTACAACCTTCGCTATTTTGTACTGTACACAGCCTATACTCCCTGAACTCTCCAGGGAATTTAATATTTCTCCGGCAATGTCAAGCTTGTCTCTTTCAGCGGCAACAATATCAATGGCCATAAGCATGTTATTTGTTGGTTCAATATCAGAAGTTCGGGGTCGCAAACCTATCATGATTTTCTCGCTCTTGGCAGCGTCCATACTTTCCTTATTTACATCCGTAGTCTCAAAGTTTCAAGTTCTATTATTATTCCGAATGCTTCAAGGAATTATCTTAGCTGGATTACCATCTGTTGCAATGGCCTACCTCAGCGAAGAGATAGAACCAGCCAGTTTAGGTGTTGCTATGGGATTATATATCAGCGGAAATTCAGTGGGGGGTATGAGTGGGCGGATTATCATTGGGACGTTATCAGACATTTTCAACTGGCATATTGCTTTAGCGGTTATTGGGGTGTTAAGTGTTTTGGCTAGTCTTTTGTTTTTATATATGTTACCTGCCTCTAAGAACTTTAGACCGCGTAAGATGGAGATTGTAAAGTTAACTAAATCTATGCTTGGTCATTTACGGGACCCAGGCTTACTTTGCTTGTATGCAATTGCTTTCTTACTTATGGGAAGTTTCGTAACATTATATAATTATATTGGTTACCAGTTAATGGCGCCCCCTTATTCCCTTAGCCAAACCTTAGTCGGCTGGATTTTTATTGTTTATATTGTAGGGACTTTTAGTTCGACATGGATGGGTCAGCTCGCAGACAAATATGGGCGTCGAAAAGTCCTTTGGATTGTATTGCTTCTTATGTTCTTGGGGGTATGTATAACTTTAAGTACGAATTTGATCTTTAAAATTGCGGGCATGGTCCTGTTTACCTTTTGTTTTTTTGGAAGCCATTCGATTGCAAGCAGCTGGGTAGGTCTTAGAGCAACACACGATAAAGCTCAGGCCTCTTCACTTTACCTCTTTTTCTACTATGTAGGATCAAGTGTTGGCGGTACATCGGGAGGTATCTTTTGGATGCACTTTGGATGGAGTGGAGTTGTCAGCATGATAAGTTGTTTTCTTATTCTAGCTTTTATCCTATCTATAGGGCTATCCCGAATTGCTCCTGTTGTGAAAATAGGGCTAAATTTTAATAATTAAGGAAGTTGCATGTTTCTAATATAAACCTAAATTAGGTGTTGACACCCCTAATTCCCTATGGTATTCTAATTGAGCGCTAAGGGACAGCCGTTCCGAAGCCGGCAGAAATGCTGGCAAGTGCACGGGGGCTTAGAAATAACACTTGATTCGAGAGAGAGAAAATGTTAATCTAAGAATCCACGCTGATGGGCTTCAAATGAAGTTCAGAAGCGAAAAAGGCACTTGACTCGAGAGAGTCAATCTGCTAAAATAAATAACTGTCGCAAGTGATTGCGACGACAAAGATTGGTCTTTGAAAACTAAACAACAAGGAACAGCCAAGTGACTCGTTAAAGAGTTTGAGATGAATTTGAGCAATCAAATTTTCTTCATAAATTTTATGGAGAGTTTGATCCTGGCTCAGGACGAACGCTGGCGGCGTGCCTAACACATGCAAGTCGAACGGAGAACTCAATAAGCTTGCTTAGCGAGTTTTTAGTGGCGGACGGGTGAGTAACGCGTGGGTAACCTACCCATTAAATTGGGACAACCCTTGGAAACGAGGGCTAATACCGGATACGTTTAACTGATGGCATCATCGGTTAAAGAAAGATGGCCTCTGAACATGCTATCGATAATGGATGGACCCGCGTCTGATTAGCTAGTTGGTGGGGTAAAGGCCTACCAAGGCGACGATCAGTAGCCGGCCTGAGAGGGTGAACGGCCACACTGGGACTGAGACACGGCCCAGACTCCTACGGGAGGCAGCAGTGGGGAATCTTCCGCAATGGACGAAAGTCTGACGGAGCAACGCCGCGTGTATGATGAAGGCCTTCGGGTTGTAAAGTACTGTTTTCAGGGACGAACGGTAGATATGCAAATAGTGTATTTACATGACGGTACCTGAGGAGGAAGCCCCGGCTAACTACGTGCCAGCAGCCGCGGTAATACGTAGGGGGCAAGCGTTGTCCGGAATCATTGGGCGTAAAGGGCGCGTAGGCGGATAATTAAGTCTGGTGTGAAAACTTGGGGCTCAACCCCAAGCCTGCATCGGAAACTGGTTATCTTGAGGACAGGAGAGGAAAGTGGAATTCCACGTGTAGCGGTGAAATGCGTAGAGATGTGGAGGAACACCAGTGGCGAAGGCGACTTTCTGGACTGTAACTGACGCTGAGGCGCGAAAGCGTGGGGAGCAAACAGGATTAGATACCCTGGTAGTCCACGCCGTAAACGATGAGTGCTAGGTGTAGAGGGTATCGACCCCTTCTGTGCCGCAGTTAACACAATAAGCACTCCGCCTGGGGAGTACGGCCGCAAGGTTGAAACTCAAAGGAATTGACGGGGGCCCGCACAAGCGGTGGAGCATGTGGTTTAATTCGACGCAACGCGAAGAACCTTACCAAGGCTTGACATCCTACGAATTCTTAGGAAACTAAGGAGTGCCCTTCGGGGAACGTAGAGACAGGTGGTGCATGGTTGTCGTCAGCTCGTGTCGTGAGATGTTGGGTTAAGTCCCGCAACGAGCGCAACCCCTATGTTTAGTTGCTAACGAGTAAGGTCGAGCACTCTAGACAGACTGCCGGTGATAAACCGGAGGAAGGTGGGGATGACGTCAAATCATCATGCCCCTTATGTCTTGGGCTACACACGTGCTACAATGGCCGGTACAGACGGAAGCGAAGCCGCGAGGTGGAGCAAATCCGAGAAAGCCGGTCTCAGTTCGGATTGTTCTCTGCAACTCGAGAACATGAAGTTGGAATCGCTAGTAATCGCAGGTCAGCATACTGCGGTGAATACGTTCCCGGGCCTTGTACACACCGCCCGTCACACCACGAAAGTCTGCAACACCCGAAGCCGGTGAGGTAACCCGAAAGGGAGCTAGCCGTCGAAGGTGGGGCCGATGATTGGGGTGAAGTCGTAACAAGGTAGCCGTATCGGAAGGTGCGGCTGGATCACCTCCTTTCTAAGGAGACATGTTAGCTTAAGATTTTAAGTTAACTAATCCTATGGTCGATCCTCAATCGAGGAAGAATCTCTTTGGAGAAACGGAATCGATTGAAGGGTAGAGTCGAAAGACTCAAAAGCCGAAAAGGCAAAAGCGCAGAGCAATCTGCGAGGCTGTAAAGAAGCGTAAGCTTTCCTTTGTTGTTTAGTTTTGAGAGACCCAATGTGGGGGTATAGCTCAGCTGGGAGAGCGCTTGAATGGCATTCAAGAGGTCAGCGGTTCGATCCCGCTTACCTCCACCATTATATTGGCTTCTCAATATTGGTCGCTTCTTGCCATCCCGATAGTCTCCAGTGGAGGGTATCGCATTTGTTTGGCGACGGCGACACTTGGACATCCAAGTCCATCGTTCTTTGAAAACTGCACAGAGAAAATAGTTTTCAAAAGTCAAAGGATTCATATAAAAACCTGAAGTGGCGAAAAGATTTAGGTCAAGCTACTAAGGGCGTACGGTGGATGCCTAGGCGCTAAGAGTCGAAGAAGGGCGCGGTTAACAGCGAAATGCCACGGGGAGCAGTAAGCATGCATTGATCCGTGGATACCCGAATGGGGCAACCCCATTGGAGTTATATCCAATGATCTTTAACTGAATAGATAGGTTAAAGAGGACAACCCGGGGAACTGAAACATCTAAGTACCCGGAGGAAGAGAAAGAATAATCGATTCCCTGAGTAGCGGCGAGCGAAACGGGAAGAGCCCAAACCAAGCTCTTCGGAGCTTGGGGTTGTAGGACCCTCTATTAAGCATTAATTCTTAGCTGAAGAAATCTGGAAAGATTCAGCAAAGAAGGTAACACTCCTGTAAGCGAAAAGAAGAAATGCTGTGAGGGTATCCTGAGTACCGCGGGACACGAGAAACCCCGTGGGAAACCGGGAGGACCACCTCCCAAGGCTAAATACTCCTTAGCGACCGATAGTGAACCAGTACCGTGAGGGAAAGGTGAAAAGCACCCCGGGAGGGGAGTGAAAAAGAACCTGAAACCGTACGCTTACAAGCAGTCAAAGCACCCTTGAGGTGTGATGGCGTGCCTTTTGTAGAATGAACCGGCGAGTTACGGTATGTAGCGAGGTTAAAGCGAGAAGCTGGAGCCGAAGCGAAAGCGAGTCTGAAAAGGGCGACAAGTTACATGCTGTAGACCCGAAACCGTGTGATCTACCCATGGTCAGGGTGAAGGTGGGGTAAAACCTACTGGAGGCCCGAACTCACTGTCGTTGAAAAGGCAAGGGATGAACTGTGGGTAGGGTGAAATGCCAATCGAACACGGAGATAGCTGGTTCTCCCCGAAATAGCTTTAGGGCTAGCCTCAATTGATGATTCTTGGCGGTAAAGCACTGAATAGGCTAGGGGCCTTACCGGGTTACCGAACCTTATCAAACTCTGAATGCCAAGAATTTAGATTGGGAGTCAGACTGTGGGGGATAAGCTTCATAGTCAAAAGGGAAACAGCCCAGACCATCAGCTAAGGTCCCAAAGTATACGCTAAGTGGAAAAGGATGTGGAATTGCACAGACAACCAGGATGTTGGCTCAGAAGCAGCCACCATTTAAAGAGTGCGTAATAGCTCACTGGTCGAGTGGTTCTGCGCCGAAAATGTAACGGGGCTCAAGCGTATCACCGAAGCTATGGCTTTACAGTTTACTGTAAGGGGTAGGGGAGCGTTCCAAGGTCAGCGAAGTTCAACTGGAAGGTTGGGTGGAGAGCTTGGAAGTGAGAATGCCGGTATGAGTATGCGAAAAGGTGAGTGAGAATCTCACCCGCCGAAAATCTAAGGTTTCCTGGGGAAGGCTCGTCCGCCCAGGGTCAGTCGGGACCTAAGCCGAGGCCGAAAGGCGTAGGTGATGGACAACTGGTGGATATTCCAGTACCTCTCTTAAACGTTATTAGCGATGGGGTGACACAGAAGGATAGGTTAAGCGTGCCGTTGGTTGAGCACGCCCAAGCCCGTAGGGTGTGAGGCAGGTAAATCCGTCTTACGCGTTGCCTGAAAGGTAATGGGGAGCGAAAATAAGTAGCGAAGTAACCGACTCCAAGCTGTCAAGAAAAGCCTCTAGTGAGTGAGAGAGAGCCCGTACCGCAAACCGACACAGG from the Desulfitobacterium metallireducens DSM 15288 genome contains:
- a CDS encoding MOSC domain-containing protein — its product is MGKIVAVCTSPKKGMRKKNIGEGTLKVKFGIEGDAHGGDWHRQVSLLAMESIHKMQAKGLDVGPGDFAENLTTEGIDLVSLPIGTKLKIGENGLGEVTQIGKECHAHCAIYYQAGDCVMPREGIFIRVLEGGPVRVGDSIGVIENA
- the moaA gene encoding GTP 3',8-cyclase MoaA; this translates as MMDSYGRNINYLRLSVTGMCNLRCNYCMPEKGITKKAHKEIISLETIEQLAVSAVKLGFEKIRITGGEPLVRKGIIDVIQEIAQLKTRGLKDLGLTTNGTLLRNYADQLKKAGLTRVNVSLDSLDPEKYSQITRGGRLSDVLEGIQAAKEAKLLPLKLNVVLIGGVNDDEISEFVNLTLEDDVEVRFIELMPIGEASRWDQDHFLTGTEILKRVPELLPLAVKGQGAVARLYKLPNSKGRVGIISPLSNHFCNYCNRLRITPDGKLKPCLHSDLELDIRNYGEDYERFLLDGICAKPNRHYIQNENYEPILRNMNEIGG
- a CDS encoding MogA/MoaB family molybdenum cofactor biosynthesis protein, translating into MLKVGVITASDKGSRGEREDLSGQLLKELVQEINGKVILYIVLPDDQKLLADRMKVWTDVEEVDLILTTGGTGFSLRDVTPEATLSIADRLVPGIAEVMRMESLKVTPKAMLSRAVAVLRKRTLIINMPGSPKAVKECWQAISPALNHGIQILKGEASECAEPIKA
- a CDS encoding MFS transporter encodes the protein MDTYIQHGTPAFRKTNIAFFAGGFTTFAILYCTQPILPELSREFNISPAMSSLSLSAATISMAISMLFVGSISEVRGRKPIMIFSLLAASILSLFTSVVSKFQVLLLFRMLQGIILAGLPSVAMAYLSEEIEPASLGVAMGLYISGNSVGGMSGRIIIGTLSDIFNWHIALAVIGVLSVLASLLFLYMLPASKNFRPRKMEIVKLTKSMLGHLRDPGLLCLYAIAFLLMGSFVTLYNYIGYQLMAPPYSLSQTLVGWIFIVYIVGTFSSTWMGQLADKYGRRKVLWIVLLLMFLGVCITLSTNLIFKIAGMVLFTFCFFGSHSIASSWVGLRATHDKAQASSLYLFFYYVGSSVGGTSGGIFWMHFGWSGVVSMISCFLILAFILSIGLSRIAPVVKIGLNFNN
- a CDS encoding LysR family transcriptional regulator, with protein sequence MEWNQLQYFQTVAQLEHFTRASETLSVSQPTLSRAIARLEEELGVPLFDRQGRTVSLNRYGQIFLNRVNRGIQEISEGIEEIQNLIDCSDGSISLGFLPSQGSSLVPDLLGLFRKDYPTIRFQLYQNITHNILDQLESSKLDFCICTEPYSHKNAKWIPLSTEELFVIVPKEHPLARKGNIKLKELADESFITFKRELTLGEMTDRFFKEAGFIPRITFEGEEVGTIAGLVAANLGIALIPHNKGLDMTEIAQLRISEPICQRIIGLVWITNRYMSPAALRFLKFVQNHF
- the moaC gene encoding cyclic pyranopterin monophosphate synthase MoaC; this translates as MDLTHIDEQGRARMVDVTEKVETSRVAVAKGTVSMNEETLKRIQQGGIAKGDVLGVAQVAGIMAAKETSNLIPMCHPLAITSAKLNFKVIPPETVEIESIVKVTGKTGVEMEALTAVSVAALTIYDMCKAIDKTMVIGEIRLIEKMGGKSGHFIREEYIGQ